A region of Carboxydocella sporoproducens DSM 16521 DNA encodes the following proteins:
- a CDS encoding sigma-54 interaction domain-containing protein, whose amino-acid sequence MSKIAENIILNSIHNQVLGIDREGRVIVYNKSCERVFGWPMEEALGRHISEVVPKSGLIKCMETGKPHIGRKFYSNGALFVANRTPIIDQNGEIVGAIGVAQEITELQTIADELESVKELKGILETILEAGYEGFIVINEKGQVIMINNAFAELVGINPNEAIGLHISQVVENTKMDTVLETGTPQIGEVIKLKGREMVVTRHPIIRDGKIIGAVGKVIFKDVNQLIALADKVQSLRRELDFYKEELKRYRSIRYSLDDICAQSPKMHQLKETIRRVARGPSTVLIRGESGTGKELIAHAIHQESPRRSGPFIKVNCAAVPETLLESELFGYVDGAFTGARKGGQAGKFELANGGTIFLDEIGDMPFAMQAKLLRVLQEKEIERLGDSRPRKVDIRIIAATNRNLEELIEQGQFRQDLYYRLNVVTLNVPPLRERKEDIRLLVERFIEKYNKQFGLKVTRLSPQVWDLFLTYHWPGNVRELENVMERAFNVVEGQQIELNHLPPYLHQGSEKSGLVDGTPLPELLAKIEEKAIREALEMSGGNRAQAAKLLGITRAWLYNRLKYYGIE is encoded by the coding sequence ATGAGCAAAATCGCCGAAAACATCATCCTTAACTCCATTCACAATCAAGTGCTGGGTATAGACCGGGAAGGCCGGGTGATTGTCTATAATAAATCCTGTGAACGGGTTTTTGGCTGGCCGATGGAAGAAGCCCTTGGCCGCCACATTTCCGAGGTAGTACCTAAAAGCGGTTTAATTAAGTGCATGGAAACCGGCAAACCCCATATCGGCCGTAAATTTTACTCTAATGGCGCTTTGTTTGTGGCCAATCGCACCCCCATTATTGACCAGAATGGGGAAATTGTCGGCGCCATCGGGGTGGCCCAGGAAATCACGGAATTACAGACCATCGCCGATGAACTGGAAAGCGTCAAGGAATTGAAAGGCATCCTGGAGACAATCCTGGAAGCCGGATACGAGGGGTTTATTGTTATCAATGAAAAAGGCCAGGTCATCATGATCAATAACGCCTTTGCTGAACTGGTCGGTATCAACCCTAATGAAGCCATTGGGTTGCACATTTCCCAGGTGGTAGAGAATACTAAGATGGATACCGTCCTGGAAACTGGCACCCCTCAGATAGGGGAAGTAATCAAGCTAAAAGGTCGGGAAATGGTGGTCACCCGCCACCCTATTATCCGCGATGGCAAAATTATCGGTGCGGTGGGTAAGGTAATTTTTAAAGATGTCAATCAATTAATTGCCCTGGCCGATAAAGTTCAATCTCTGCGGCGGGAGCTGGATTTTTACAAGGAGGAATTAAAGCGTTACCGAAGCATTCGTTACAGCCTGGATGACATCTGTGCCCAGAGTCCAAAAATGCACCAACTTAAAGAAACTATCCGCCGAGTAGCTCGCGGTCCTTCCACTGTCCTTATCCGTGGGGAAAGCGGGACAGGCAAGGAATTGATCGCCCATGCCATCCACCAGGAATCCCCTCGCCGCTCTGGACCTTTTATCAAAGTTAACTGTGCTGCTGTACCGGAAACCTTACTGGAATCAGAACTGTTTGGCTATGTAGATGGAGCCTTTACTGGCGCCCGCAAAGGCGGTCAGGCTGGTAAATTCGAATTAGCCAACGGGGGTACTATTTTCCTGGATGAAATCGGGGATATGCCTTTTGCCATGCAGGCCAAGCTGTTACGGGTATTACAGGAAAAGGAAATTGAGCGCCTGGGTGACAGCCGCCCCCGTAAAGTGGATATCCGCATCATTGCCGCCACTAACCGTAACCTGGAAGAGCTGATCGAACAGGGACAATTTCGTCAGGACCTCTACTATCGCCTGAATGTGGTTACCCTGAACGTACCGCCTTTACGGGAACGGAAAGAGGATATTCGCCTGCTGGTAGAACGATTTATTGAGAAATATAATAAACAGTTCGGCTTAAAAGTTACCCGCCTCTCTCCCCAGGTCTGGGATTTGTTCTTGACCTATCACTGGCCTGGAAATGTCAGGGAACTGGAAAATGTAATGGAACGAGCCTTCAATGTGGTAGAAGGACAGCAAATCGAGCTCAACCACCTGCCCCCCTATCTGCACCAGGGATCAGAAAAATCCGGCCTGGTAGATGGCACCCCATTACCGGAGTTACTGGCAAAAATCGAGGAAAAAGCCATCCGGGAAGCTCTGGAAATGTCAGGCGGCAATCGGGCCCAGGCTGCCAAACTGCTGGGAATCACCAGGGCCTGGCTCTATAACCGCCTGAAATACTATGGCATAGAATAA
- a CDS encoding gamma-glutamyl-gamma-aminobutyrate hydrolase family protein: protein MRPIIGITCNLINNGTVHSLNVDYARAVEAAGGMPVILPAACTECAGQILHMLDGLILSGGGDLDPAFFDEEPVPGLGEITPERDLFELELTKQALKADLAILAICRGMQVLNVAMGGTLYQDINSQLDRVLKHRQEAPRWYASHKVSIKNGSLLSRILQSREVRVNSMHHQAVNKVGYGLKVTAQAADGVIEGVESENHKFVLGVQWHPEAMWAKDPLQLKLFTALVEAAKK from the coding sequence ATGCGCCCGATTATTGGCATTACCTGTAACTTGATTAATAATGGCACAGTCCATTCCCTGAACGTGGATTATGCTCGGGCGGTGGAAGCGGCTGGCGGCATGCCGGTAATTTTGCCGGCAGCCTGTACTGAATGCGCGGGACAGATTTTACACATGCTGGACGGCCTGATTTTAAGTGGCGGAGGTGACCTGGATCCGGCTTTCTTTGATGAGGAACCCGTACCGGGGCTGGGGGAGATTACTCCAGAGCGGGATTTGTTTGAACTGGAACTGACCAAACAGGCCTTGAAGGCAGATCTGGCCATTCTGGCTATCTGCAGGGGTATGCAAGTATTAAATGTAGCCATGGGCGGGACCCTGTATCAGGATATCAATAGCCAGCTGGACAGGGTGTTGAAACACCGCCAGGAAGCACCGCGCTGGTATGCCAGTCATAAAGTTAGTATCAAGAATGGTAGTTTATTGAGTCGGATTTTACAAAGCCGGGAAGTGCGGGTTAACAGCATGCACCATCAGGCGGTGAATAAGGTGGGCTATGGCTTGAAAGTGACTGCCCAGGCCGCTGATGGGGTTATCGAAGGGGTAGAAAGTGAAAACCACAAGTTTGTGCTGGGGGTCCAGTGGCATCCGGAAGCCATGTGGGCCAAAGACCCCCTGCAATTAAAGTTGTTTACCGCGCTGGTGGAAGCGGCGAAAAAGTAA
- the glnA gene encoding type I glutamate--ammonia ligase, whose translation MALTKEDVLRLAQENNVKFVRLQFVDILGTVKNVAITVEQLEKALDGEMMFDGSSIEGFVRIEESDMYLKPDYDTFLVLPWRPQDGAVARLICDVYTPEGKPFDGCPRGTLKRMLAKAAELGYTMNVGPECEFFLFHKDEKGKPTTITHDEGGYFDLAPVDMGENARRDMVLTLEKMGFEIEASHHEVAEGQHEIDFKYADALRTADNIVTFKTVVRTIAQMHNLHATFMPKPVFGINGSGMHTNVSLFKNGQNAFFDPNGEYQLSKDAMYFIGGIVKHARSIAAITNPLVNSYKRLVPGYEAPVYVAWSPKNRSPLIRIPAKRGMSTRIELRNPDPACNPYLALTVILAAGLDGILNKIEPPAPTNRNIYDMTEEERIAEGIASLPGSLQEALEEMKKSELVREALGEHIFSKYVEAKTAEWDDYRTKVTQWELDNYLARY comes from the coding sequence ATGGCATTAACCAAAGAAGATGTACTGCGTTTGGCCCAGGAAAACAATGTGAAGTTTGTCCGCCTGCAATTTGTGGACATTCTGGGCACTGTCAAAAATGTGGCTATCACTGTTGAACAGCTGGAAAAGGCCCTGGATGGGGAAATGATGTTTGATGGCTCTTCCATCGAAGGGTTTGTGCGGATTGAAGAATCCGACATGTATTTAAAGCCTGACTATGATACTTTCCTGGTTCTGCCCTGGCGGCCTCAGGATGGTGCAGTGGCCCGCTTGATCTGCGATGTATATACTCCTGAAGGCAAGCCCTTTGACGGTTGTCCTCGCGGTACCCTGAAGCGGATGCTGGCTAAAGCCGCTGAACTGGGTTATACCATGAATGTGGGTCCCGAATGTGAATTTTTCCTTTTCCATAAGGATGAAAAGGGCAAACCTACTACTATTACTCATGATGAAGGCGGTTATTTTGACCTGGCTCCTGTTGACATGGGTGAAAATGCCCGCCGGGATATGGTTCTGACCCTGGAAAAAATGGGCTTTGAAATCGAAGCTTCTCACCACGAAGTGGCTGAAGGCCAGCATGAAATTGACTTCAAATACGCTGATGCTTTGCGGACTGCAGACAATATTGTAACTTTCAAGACTGTAGTGCGCACAATCGCTCAAATGCACAATCTGCATGCCACCTTTATGCCGAAACCTGTTTTTGGCATTAACGGTTCCGGTATGCATACCAATGTCTCCCTGTTCAAAAACGGGCAGAATGCTTTCTTCGATCCCAATGGGGAGTACCAGCTGAGCAAGGATGCTATGTACTTTATCGGTGGTATTGTTAAGCATGCCCGTTCCATTGCGGCCATCACCAACCCGCTGGTCAACTCCTACAAGCGGCTGGTGCCGGGCTATGAGGCCCCTGTCTATGTAGCCTGGTCTCCCAAAAACCGCAGTCCGCTCATTCGGATTCCGGCCAAACGGGGCATGTCCACCCGGATTGAGCTGAGAAACCCAGACCCGGCCTGCAACCCCTACCTGGCTCTGACTGTGATTCTGGCTGCTGGTCTGGATGGTATTCTCAACAAGATTGAGCCTCCGGCTCCTACTAATCGCAATATCTACGATATGACCGAGGAAGAAAGAATTGCTGAAGGTATTGCCAGCCTGCCCGGCTCCTTGCAAGAAGCGCTGGAAGAAATGAAAAAGAGCGAGCTGGTCCGGGAAGCTCTGGGTGAACACATTTTCAGCAAGTATGTGGAAGCCAAAACTGCTGAATGGGATGACTACCGCACCAAGGTTACCCAGTGGGAACTGGACAACTATCTGGCTCGTTACTAA